Proteins encoded by one window of Channa argus isolate prfri chromosome 13, Channa argus male v1.0, whole genome shotgun sequence:
- the LOC137140237 gene encoding trace amine-associated receptor 4-like, with translation METPEEAELCFPQLLNASCKKHMRPHSKAMFFYIVLSSVSVLTVALNMLVITSISHFRQLHSPTNLLLLSLAVSDFLVGLFVMPFQILLTEPCWFLGDLLCAWFYFVPFVTVSASVGHMVLISVDRYVAICDPLHYSTKITQRRAEVCVLLCWISCVFYSFLILYDNLIQPGSYNSCYGECVIIIIGAVDLVINFIIPISAIIILYVRVFVVAVSQARAMRSHITAVKLQRSVTVTVKKSELKAARTLGVVVAVFLMCYCPCYCVSLSGYDITIDSSASFFMIFLLLLNSCLNPVIYALFYPWFRDCVKLIVTLQILQPNSCEAKIL, from the exons ATGGAGACCCCAGAGGAAGctgaactctgcttcccacaACTCCTCAACGCCTCTTGCAAGAAGCACATGCGTCCTCACTCAAAAGCAATGTTCTTTTACATTGTGCTTTCCTCTGTATCTGTGCTCACTGTGGCTCTCAACATGCTGGTCATCACCTCTATTtcccacttcag gcagctccactcTCCCACtaaccttctcctcctctctctggctgtctcagacttccttgtGGGCCTGTTTGTGATGCCGTTTCAGATCCTCTTAACAGAACCCTGCTGGTTCCTGGGTGACCTGCTGTGTGCgtggttttattttgtaccttTCGTCACTGTCTCTGCCTCAGTAGGAcacatggtgctgatatcagttgaccgttatgttgctatctgtgaccctctgcattattccaccaaaATCACTCAAAGGAGAGCTGAagtctgtgttctgctgtgttggatttcttgtgttttttatagttttctgattttatatGATAACCTGATACAACCAGGCAGCtataactcctgctatggagaaTGCGTGATTATTATAATTGGAGCTGTCGACCTTGTGATAAACTTTATTATTCCCATTTCTGccatcatcattctgtatgtgagagtgtttgtggtggctgtgtctcaggctcgtgccatgcgctcccacattacagctgtcaaactgcagagatcagtgactgtaactgtgaagaaatcagagctgaaagcagccaggactcttggagttgttgttgctgtgtttctcatgTGTTACTGTCCATGttactgtgtgtctctttctggCTACGACATCACAATCGATTCTTCAGCCAGTTTTTTTATGATCTTTCTTTTATTACTgaactcctgtctaaaccccGTGATCTATGCCCTTTTTTACCCGTGGTTTAGAGATTGTGTTAAACTCATTGTTACACTTCAGATACTTCAGCCTAACTCCTGTGAGGCCAAAATACTGTAG